From Halotia branconii CENA392, the proteins below share one genomic window:
- a CDS encoding alpha-amylase family protein, whose translation MLDLWYKSAVIYCIDVETFMDGNSDGTGDFEGLIDRLDYIAGLGINCIWLMPFYPTPNRDNGYDVTDYYSVDPRLGTLGDFVEFIRQANDRGMRVIVDLVINHTSIDHHWFKAACKDKHSKYRDYYVWSEEKPADAEEGIIFPGYQQSTWTYNEEAGAYYFHRFFEHQADLNIGNPQVRQEFDKIMGFWLQLGISGFRVDAAPFLIELKGIEKRTDIKDPYHYLKQMRSFLSWRRGDAIILAEANVPMADVPKYFDDGDKLQMLFSFIVNQYLMLALAREAVAPLIKGLQAPPEIPDICQWAHFIRNHDELSLDKLSESEREEILSKFHQDKQQVWIYDRGIRRRFPPLVQGDARRIRLAYSLMFTMPGTPVLKAGEEIGMGDDLSLQQRDASRTPIQWSAESNGGFSTAPRDQLIRPVIKEGEYGYPQLNVIAQRRDPHSLLNWMERAIRMRKECPEFGWGSWELIETDNSGVLAIHYQWRDGTVVVLHNLAKDSCTVTLNLGSDRESRWIDLLGDQPYEPIEHPERGIQLEGYGYRWVRVGREHL comes from the coding sequence ATGTTAGACCTCTGGTATAAAAGTGCTGTTATCTATTGCATCGATGTTGAAACCTTTATGGATGGTAATAGCGATGGCACAGGAGACTTTGAGGGACTAATTGATCGCTTAGATTATATTGCAGGTTTAGGGATTAACTGTATTTGGCTGATGCCGTTTTATCCCACCCCAAACCGAGATAACGGCTATGACGTAACGGATTACTACAGTGTAGATCCGCGGTTGGGAACATTAGGAGATTTTGTAGAATTTATCCGTCAAGCAAATGATCGCGGGATGCGCGTGATTGTTGATTTAGTAATTAATCACACCTCAATTGACCATCATTGGTTTAAAGCTGCTTGTAAAGATAAGCATTCTAAATACCGAGATTATTATGTTTGGTCAGAGGAAAAACCTGCTGATGCAGAAGAAGGAATCATTTTTCCTGGCTATCAACAAAGTACCTGGACATATAACGAGGAAGCTGGAGCTTATTACTTTCACCGCTTCTTTGAACATCAGGCAGATTTGAATATTGGCAATCCTCAAGTTCGGCAAGAGTTCGACAAAATTATGGGCTTTTGGCTACAACTGGGGATTTCTGGCTTTCGAGTTGATGCGGCTCCGTTCTTAATTGAGCTAAAGGGGATTGAAAAACGGACAGATATTAAAGACCCCTACCATTATCTCAAACAGATGCGGAGCTTTCTTTCTTGGCGACGAGGAGATGCGATCATTCTGGCAGAAGCGAATGTGCCAATGGCGGATGTACCAAAATATTTTGATGATGGCGATAAATTGCAAATGCTGTTTAGCTTCATTGTCAATCAATATCTCATGCTTGCCTTGGCTCGTGAAGCAGTGGCTCCTTTAATAAAAGGATTGCAAGCACCGCCAGAAATTCCCGATATTTGTCAGTGGGCGCACTTTATCCGCAATCACGATGAATTGTCGCTAGATAAGCTTTCTGAGTCGGAACGTGAAGAGATATTGAGCAAATTTCATCAAGATAAACAGCAAGTATGGATTTATGATCGCGGTATTCGTCGTCGTTTTCCTCCTTTAGTGCAGGGCGACGCGCGTCGTATTCGTCTGGCTTACAGTCTCATGTTTACTATGCCAGGCACACCAGTCCTGAAGGCGGGTGAAGAAATTGGTATGGGAGACGACTTATCGTTACAACAACGCGATGCTAGCCGCACCCCAATACAATGGTCAGCAGAGTCTAATGGAGGGTTTTCGACTGCTCCTAGGGATCAACTGATTCGACCCGTAATTAAAGAGGGAGAATATGGCTACCCACAATTGAATGTGATTGCTCAACGCAGAGATCCCCACTCACTTTTAAATTGGATGGAACGAGCAATACGGATGCGTAAGGAATGTCCAGAGTTTGGTTGGGGAAGTTGGGAATTGATTGAGACAGACAACTCAGGAGTGTTGGCTATACACTATCAGTGGCGTGATGGAACGGTTGTTGTCCTTCATAATCTAGCCAAAGATAGTTGTA
- a CDS encoding restriction endonuclease codes for MKIIQEVSLISVGSFEESKDWSIIRSEVRNAISLIVHPSGTLSFTINPTRHGNGVKPIKEACMIALKDRFGWRLETSINYATKSPGKVDATKVIDNYFFALEWETGNISSSHRAVNKLVLGLLRGVFLGAALVLPSRKLYPYLTDRIGNFEELEPYFDVWRAIRIEEGFLAIFVIEHDQVDSNVPTIIKGTDGRALI; via the coding sequence ATGAAGATTATTCAAGAAGTATCCTTGATAAGTGTTGGTAGCTTTGAAGAATCAAAGGATTGGTCTATCATTCGCTCCGAAGTCCGCAATGCTATCTCTCTAATCGTACATCCTTCTGGTACACTGAGCTTTACAATCAACCCAACAAGACATGGTAACGGTGTCAAGCCAATCAAAGAAGCTTGTATGATTGCGTTAAAAGATCGATTCGGTTGGAGGCTTGAAACCTCAATTAACTACGCAACTAAATCACCTGGAAAAGTAGATGCAACAAAAGTCATCGACAATTACTTTTTTGCTCTTGAGTGGGAAACTGGTAACATCTCTTCAAGCCATCGAGCAGTTAATAAATTAGTTTTAGGATTACTACGTGGTGTTTTTCTTGGTGCTGCTTTGGTACTTCCTAGCAGGAAGTTGTACCCTTACCTGACTGATCGAATCGGTAACTTTGAAGAATTAGAACCATACTTTGATGTTTGGCGAGCAATCAGGATTGAAGAAGGTTTTCTTGCAATCTTTGTAATTGAACACGATCAAGTTGACAGCAATGTTCCCACAATTATTAAAGGAACAGATGGTCGTGCGTTGATCTGA
- a CDS encoding DNA-methyltransferase, producing MLPFQLITTSVATQQGLRQVYMSEHGILYQGDCLKLLSALPDESVDIVFADPPFNLGKEYGEGVSDHMEIDKYLAWSQLWLCESIRVLKPGGSLFIFNLPKWCIDYGAYLNKQGMWFRHWIACRMPKAFPRGKKMSPAHYGLLYYTKGEPAVFNKVYTPIQVCRHCGGEVRDYGGHRKKLNEKGINLMDVWDEPEDVWEDAAEASINEVLWTLTEEVWTDIPPVRHRQHKKRVPNELAPIMLERIIAMASNPGQIVVDPFGGAGTTFYAAEKLHRYWIGSEIGNIDPAVERLSQLANGITEQWESARGNKKLKPQKKTGSQLSLPYLTQ from the coding sequence ATGCTACCCTTCCAACTGATTACAACATCAGTTGCTACTCAGCAAGGACTGCGACAGGTTTACATGAGTGAGCATGGCATTCTTTACCAAGGGGACTGTCTCAAACTGTTGTCAGCACTACCCGATGAATCTGTAGATATCGTTTTTGCCGATCCACCTTTCAATCTTGGTAAAGAATACGGTGAAGGTGTAAGCGATCACATGGAAATAGACAAGTACTTAGCTTGGTCGCAGCTTTGGCTTTGTGAGAGTATTCGAGTACTTAAACCTGGCGGAAGTTTATTTATATTCAATCTTCCTAAATGGTGCATAGACTATGGTGCATATCTTAATAAGCAAGGGATGTGGTTTCGGCATTGGATAGCTTGCAGAATGCCAAAGGCTTTTCCTAGAGGAAAAAAGATGTCTCCTGCTCACTACGGACTACTTTATTACACCAAAGGAGAACCAGCAGTTTTTAACAAGGTATACACACCCATTCAAGTTTGTCGCCATTGTGGCGGAGAAGTTCGTGATTATGGTGGACATCGGAAAAAACTAAACGAAAAAGGTATTAACTTAATGGATGTGTGGGATGAGCCAGAAGATGTTTGGGAAGATGCTGCTGAGGCTAGTATTAATGAAGTCTTATGGACACTAACAGAGGAAGTGTGGACTGATATTCCACCAGTTCGGCATCGTCAGCACAAAAAACGAGTTCCCAACGAACTTGCTCCGATTATGCTAGAGCGTATTATTGCAATGGCATCTAATCCAGGACAAATTGTAGTTGATCCATTTGGAGGCGCTGGTACTACATTCTATGCAGCTGAAAAACTACATCGTTACTGGATTGGTTCAGAAATTGGGAATATAGATCCGGCAGTGGAACGGCTGTCTCAGCTAGCTAACGGAATTACAGAGCAATGGGAATCAGCAAGAGGAAACAAAAAATTGAAGCCACAGAAAAAAACTGGATCGCAACTCTCGCTTCCCTACTTGACACAGTAG
- a CDS encoding helix-turn-helix domain-containing protein yields MTHSSSNDGLQLLSVAQTAKLLGVTRQRVHDLIKNEQIIACKLGRYYYVENAEIERYKNQPTGKPYQPRSTTSQPSFIDN; encoded by the coding sequence ATGACACACTCTTCTTCAAATGACGGTCTTCAATTACTCTCTGTGGCTCAAACTGCCAAACTACTTGGTGTAACTCGTCAGCGAGTTCACGACTTAATTAAGAATGAACAAATTATAGCTTGCAAACTAGGGCGTTATTACTATGTAGAAAATGCTGAGATAGAAAGATACAAGAATCAACCTACTGGCAAGCCCTATCAGCCACGTAGTACGACTTCTCAGCCATCTTTTATTGACAATTGA
- a CDS encoding VOC family protein: MNTPTDTNIKVQKISAIGLTVTNSDRSLNFYQEALGFELIGDITVEGQDYSDLEGVPGAKIRIVTLQLGDELIELMEYLNIEGKPIPSDSQSNDLWFQHLAIVVSDMDRAYAHLRSFPIQPISVEPQTIPHSNKASAGVRAFKFKDPDGHDLELIWFPLDKGQDKWHQKTNRLFLGIDHSAIAISNTEQSLHFYRDLLGMQIEGGSLNQGETQARLDGLPQAKVQVTPLRPSQGGLGIELLDYLVPGKGRPMPSDWKSCDIAHVQIELVVNDIEQAVEILRQNGVQFVSLRIVQFSDRSFPYKHACLVKDPDEHTLLLIT, encoded by the coding sequence ATGAATACACCTACTGATACCAATATAAAGGTACAAAAAATTAGCGCTATTGGCTTAACAGTAACAAACAGCGATCGCTCTTTAAATTTCTATCAAGAAGCGCTGGGTTTTGAACTCATTGGCGATATCACTGTTGAAGGGCAAGATTACAGTGACCTCGAAGGTGTACCTGGGGCAAAAATTCGCATTGTCACCTTGCAATTAGGTGACGAACTCATCGAATTAATGGAGTATCTCAATATTGAAGGAAAACCTATTCCCAGTGATTCCCAAAGTAATGACTTGTGGTTTCAACATCTAGCGATTGTAGTAAGCGACATGGATCGCGCTTATGCTCATTTGCGTTCATTTCCCATTCAACCCATTTCTGTTGAACCTCAGACAATACCACATAGCAATAAAGCATCTGCCGGTGTCCGTGCTTTTAAGTTTAAAGACCCTGATGGTCATGATTTAGAGTTAATTTGGTTTCCGCTCGATAAAGGACAAGATAAATGGCATCAAAAGACGAATCGCTTATTTTTGGGAATCGATCATAGTGCGATCGCTATTTCCAACACTGAACAAAGTCTACACTTTTACCGCGACCTTTTAGGAATGCAAATAGAAGGAGGTAGTCTCAATCAAGGTGAAACCCAAGCGCGTCTTGATGGTTTACCACAAGCCAAAGTTCAAGTTACACCACTGCGACCAAGCCAAGGTGGTTTAGGAATTGAACTACTGGACTATCTTGTACCTGGAAAAGGTCGTCCTATGCCAAGTGACTGGAAAAGTTGCGATATTGCACACGTACAAATTGAGCTTGTTGTCAATGACATTGAACAGGCGGTAGAAATACTGCGACAAAATGGGGTTCAGTTTGTGTCATTGCGGATTGTACAGTTTAGCGATCGCTCATTTCCTTACAAACATGCTTGTTTAGTTAAAGACCCTGACGAACATACACTATTGCTGATTACATAA
- a CDS encoding NAD(P)/FAD-dependent oxidoreductase, whose protein sequence is MNSPVYQTVIVGGGFTGLFTALHLAHEHYPRSVILIDKDERFCFKPLLYEYFDGEMDTFQVVPRFSQLLKGSGVIFIQDTVQSIDLQQKAVKLTSGNTYNYSNLVLALGSVTGYHHVEGAREHAFPFWTQADAIALDRHLRDCLQRAVQTENAEQRRKLLTVVIVGGGASGVEMAATIADFIPHWYSALGGNSSEIRVVLLNHGQEILSGDINDPLREIAERELQKRAVPIEMITEAEATAIRVNSVEYKHHEQIKTLATHTTIWAAGTSTHPLIKDLPIPQAHRDHHGRPLVSSTMQLLDFPEVFAGGDCAALQGNSLPPTAQVAYQQGANIAQNLKALALGEQPKPTKVNIRGTLLKLGINDAAANLFNIFEVAGEPGHLIRQGTYLTLLPSPIHDFKATTEWVDEEIFHQHLDPDDVGKKVVQAVEVVSAGVVGVLVARRLLKMLGDEETRD, encoded by the coding sequence ATGAACAGCCCAGTTTATCAAACTGTAATTGTCGGCGGTGGCTTTACCGGACTATTTACAGCTTTGCATTTAGCTCACGAACATTATCCTCGCTCTGTAATCTTAATTGATAAAGACGAGCGCTTTTGCTTTAAGCCGTTACTCTATGAATATTTCGATGGCGAGATGGATACTTTCCAAGTAGTCCCGCGTTTTTCACAATTGCTTAAAGGTAGCGGTGTAATCTTTATTCAAGATACAGTGCAGTCGATAGACTTGCAGCAAAAAGCCGTCAAATTAACTTCAGGTAACACTTACAACTACAGTAATTTAGTATTAGCTTTGGGTAGTGTTACTGGTTATCATCATGTTGAAGGTGCTAGAGAACACGCCTTTCCTTTTTGGACACAAGCAGATGCGATCGCTCTTGACCGACATTTACGCGATTGTTTACAACGAGCAGTACAAACTGAAAATGCAGAACAACGTCGAAAACTATTAACAGTAGTCATTGTTGGCGGTGGTGCAAGTGGTGTAGAAATGGCGGCCACCATAGCTGATTTTATTCCACATTGGTATAGCGCTTTAGGAGGCAATTCCAGTGAAATTCGCGTAGTATTGCTCAATCATGGTCAAGAAATTCTCAGTGGTGATATTAACGATCCATTACGTGAAATTGCTGAACGCGAATTGCAGAAACGCGCTGTACCAATAGAGATGATTACAGAAGCCGAAGCTACTGCAATTCGTGTCAACTCAGTTGAATATAAACACCATGAGCAAATCAAGACATTAGCAACACATACTACAATTTGGGCAGCTGGCACTTCTACCCATCCACTGATTAAAGACTTGCCAATTCCTCAAGCACATCGAGATCATCACGGTCGCCCCTTAGTCAGTTCCACCATGCAACTGCTCGATTTTCCAGAAGTTTTTGCAGGTGGTGATTGTGCAGCGCTTCAAGGTAATTCACTACCACCTACAGCGCAAGTGGCTTATCAACAAGGAGCCAATATTGCCCAAAATTTAAAAGCATTAGCTTTAGGAGAACAACCCAAACCTACTAAAGTTAACATCCGAGGAACCCTTTTGAAATTGGGAATCAATGATGCTGCTGCTAACTTATTCAATATTTTTGAAGTTGCAGGTGAACCCGGACATTTAATCCGTCAAGGCACATATTTAACGCTATTACCAAGTCCAATTCACGACTTTAAAGCCACAACTGAATGGGTAGATGAAGAAATTTTTCATCAACATCTTGACCCTGACGATGTAGGGAAAAAAGTAGTACAAGCAGTAGAAGTAGTTAGTGCTGGAGTTGTGGGCGTTTTAGTGGCAAGAAGATTATTGAAAATGTTGGGAGATGAAGAAACTAGGGACTAG
- a CDS encoding cytochrome c oxidase subunit 3, producing MQRRTIHIDESPIRLEKWRQYLPNWLKRFLPSGGGNAEDHHGKGIFGFVVFLLSESIVFLSFILTYVALRLTHTDWLPPGVKGPDLSTFVMINTVILLSSSFVIQPAENALRRNQLNKFRFLWLTTIAMGTYFLVGQGIEWSQLDFGLTTGLVGSTFYVLTGFHGLHVLTGVILQVTMLVRSFIPGNYNKGHFGASVTTLFWHFVDIVWVFLFSLLYLWQA from the coding sequence ATGCAACGTCGAACTATCCACATAGATGAAAGTCCTATCCGTCTGGAAAAATGGCGGCAATATTTACCAAATTGGCTAAAAAGATTTCTACCTTCTGGCGGCGGAAATGCGGAGGATCATCATGGTAAGGGAATATTTGGGTTTGTCGTATTTCTGTTGTCGGAGAGCATAGTTTTTTTGAGTTTTATCTTGACTTATGTTGCTCTGCGGTTAACTCATACTGACTGGCTACCACCCGGTGTTAAGGGGCCGGATTTGTCTACCTTTGTGATGATCAACACCGTCATATTGCTTTCTAGCAGCTTTGTTATTCAACCCGCAGAAAATGCACTGCGACGTAATCAACTCAATAAATTTCGTTTTTTATGGCTGACAACGATCGCAATGGGAACTTACTTTCTAGTTGGTCAAGGAATAGAATGGAGTCAACTTGACTTTGGACTAACTACAGGGCTAGTTGGTTCAACATTTTATGTATTAACAGGCTTTCATGGTTTACACGTTTTGACTGGTGTAATTTTACAAGTTACCATGCTCGTTCGATCCTTCATTCCAGGTAACTATAATAAAGGTCATTTTGGTGCGAGTGTAACAACTCTGTTTTGGCACTTTGTTGATATAGTGTGGGTCTTTTTATTCTCTCTTCTTTACCTCTGGCAAGCATAA
- a CDS encoding cytochrome c oxidase subunit I, which yields MTHDSSINTDGELNNSSNESEQNWRRYFSFSTDHKVIGVQYMAMTFMFFLIGGLLAMIIRAELLTPEANVVDRPLYNGLFTMHGTIMIFLWIIPFNAGLANYLVPLMIGARDMAFPLLNAIAFWILPPAGLLLLSSFLLPNGTAQSGWWSYPPISLQVPPGYINGEFIWIVSLILIGISSIMGAINFLTTIFWMRAPGMTFFRMPVFVWSVMSAQLLQLINLPALTGALILLLFDLSLGTQFFKPLENGDPVIYQHLFWFYSHPAVYIMALPAFGIFAEVLPAFARNPLFGYRSVALATLGIALVSIFVWVHHMFTSATPNWMRMTFMVTSMLVAVPTGVKAFAWTATIWRSKLHLETPMLFAMGGATMFIFGGITGVMLAATPFDIHVNNTYFVVGHFHYVVFNTITMAIFAAIYFWFPKITGRMYSEGWGKLHFWLTFIPANITFFSMHPLGLQGMLRRISSYDPQYQGWNIIASLGAFLLGASTLPFIANIVGSWLYGPRAVNNPWHATGLEWITSSPPPRDNFEEIPIVKRPPYDYGDPKYSVLENSNNRD from the coding sequence ATGACACATGACTCTAGTATTAACACAGATGGAGAGTTGAACAACTCCTCTAACGAATCTGAGCAAAATTGGCGGCGTTATTTTAGCTTCAGCACTGATCATAAAGTGATTGGTGTTCAGTATATGGCGATGACCTTCATGTTCTTCTTAATTGGAGGGCTGTTGGCGATGATTATTCGTGCCGAACTGCTGACCCCAGAAGCGAATGTGGTTGACCGTCCCTTGTACAATGGCTTATTCACCATGCACGGGACAATCATGATTTTTTTGTGGATTATCCCGTTTAATGCAGGACTTGCCAACTACCTTGTACCGTTAATGATTGGAGCGCGGGACATGGCATTTCCTCTGCTGAATGCGATCGCTTTTTGGATTTTGCCCCCAGCTGGTCTATTATTACTATCTAGCTTTTTGCTGCCCAACGGAACTGCCCAAAGTGGTTGGTGGTCTTATCCTCCCATCAGTCTACAAGTTCCCCCTGGTTACATTAACGGTGAATTTATTTGGATTGTTAGTCTTATTCTCATTGGCATCTCTTCAATTATGGGGGCTATCAATTTTTTGACTACCATCTTCTGGATGCGCGCACCGGGAATGACATTTTTCCGAATGCCTGTATTTGTTTGGTCGGTGATGAGCGCCCAGTTATTACAACTAATTAATTTACCTGCCCTGACAGGTGCATTGATACTGTTATTGTTTGACCTGTCTTTGGGTACACAATTTTTTAAACCCTTAGAAAATGGCGACCCCGTTATTTATCAACATTTATTTTGGTTTTACTCTCACCCAGCAGTTTATATCATGGCACTACCCGCCTTCGGGATTTTTGCGGAAGTTTTGCCTGCCTTTGCCCGTAATCCTTTGTTTGGCTATCGTTCAGTCGCTCTAGCCACATTGGGTATTGCCTTAGTCAGCATCTTTGTTTGGGTGCATCACATGTTCACTAGCGCCACTCCTAACTGGATGCGGATGACCTTCATGGTGACATCAATGTTAGTTGCTGTTCCTACTGGTGTGAAAGCTTTCGCTTGGACAGCCACCATCTGGAGAAGCAAGTTGCACCTAGAAACACCCATGTTATTTGCAATGGGTGGTGCAACCATGTTTATTTTTGGTGGGATTACTGGTGTAATGCTTGCCGCTACACCATTTGATATTCACGTTAACAACACTTACTTCGTTGTGGGTCATTTCCATTACGTCGTTTTCAACACCATTACGATGGCCATCTTTGCAGCAATTTACTTTTGGTTTCCCAAAATCACCGGTAGGATGTACTCCGAAGGTTGGGGAAAGCTGCATTTTTGGTTAACTTTTATCCCTGCCAATATTACCTTCTTTTCCATGCACCCATTAGGTTTGCAAGGAATGTTACGCCGAATTTCCTCTTATGATCCCCAGTATCAAGGATGGAATATCATCGCCAGCTTAGGAGCATTTTTACTAGGAGCATCCACACTGCCTTTTATTGCTAATATTGTTGGTTCTTGGTTATACGGGCCAAGAGCAGTTAACAATCCGTGGCACGCCACTGGTTTAGAGTGGATAACCTCCTCACCACCTCCGCGAGATAACTTTGAAGAAATTCCCATTGTCAAAAGACCCCCTTACGACTACGGCGATCCCAAATACTCAGTTTTGGAAAACTCTAATAATAGGGACTAG
- a CDS encoding cytochrome c oxidase subunit II: MFTFLEYILIAFYVAGLLIVSRWIGQQAFSWMPVQATAEAQRVDDLFSFLVSIGAFILLGLVGVIVYAIIFHRARQKDYSEGHSVRGDARIELLWTAVPTLLVLWIAFKGFSIYQQLNILGLQQIVHLHTPVESPAYATVANKPQPATETIDVFVKQWEWSFRYPNNLTSKELHLPVNRSTRLNLHAQDVIHGFYVSAFRLKQDIIPNRNIDIVLTPIRSGKYRLKDSQFSGTYFALMEADVYVEPLDTYNQWLTQTTANEPTQTKDWVVAESIQAHKTFFNSGWQTFIPASPAIAKERKVSNDT; this comes from the coding sequence ATGTTTACTTTTTTGGAATATATATTAATAGCTTTTTATGTAGCAGGGCTGCTGATTGTCAGTCGTTGGATTGGGCAACAAGCCTTTTCTTGGATGCCTGTTCAAGCTACAGCAGAAGCGCAACGTGTAGATGATTTGTTTAGCTTTTTAGTTTCCATTGGCGCTTTCATTTTGTTGGGACTTGTGGGCGTTATAGTCTACGCGATTATTTTTCATCGAGCGCGCCAGAAAGACTACAGCGAAGGACATTCCGTCAGAGGTGATGCGCGGATAGAGTTGCTTTGGACAGCTGTACCAACTCTGTTAGTGTTATGGATTGCTTTTAAAGGTTTCAGTATTTATCAACAATTAAATATTCTAGGTCTTCAGCAAATCGTACATTTGCATACACCTGTAGAATCTCCTGCGTACGCCACAGTAGCCAATAAACCCCAACCAGCCACTGAAACTATTGATGTTTTTGTGAAGCAATGGGAATGGTCTTTTCGCTATCCTAATAATCTGACTAGCAAAGAATTACATTTACCCGTTAATCGCAGCACTCGTTTAAATTTACACGCGCAAGATGTAATCCACGGTTTTTATGTATCAGCATTCCGCTTAAAGCAGGATATTATTCCCAATCGCAACATTGATATTGTGCTGACACCCATTCGCTCAGGCAAATACCGACTGAAAGATTCTCAATTCAGTGGTACGTACTTTGCCTTAATGGAAGCAGATGTATATGTTGAACCTCTAGATACATATAATCAATGGCTTACCCAAACTACCGCTAATGAACCAACTCAAACTAAAGATTGGGTAGTTGCCGAAAGTATCCAAGCACACAAGACATTTTTTAATAGTGGCTGGCAGACTTTCATACCTGCTTCACCTGCCATTGCTAAGGAAAGGAAAGTAAGTAATGACACATGA
- a CDS encoding DUF2231 domain-containing protein: MNSQLINQLGLRLGANGLPYEIPIHPSLVHLTLGLFIIAILFDIAGTLFPLERSIFKFLNLTAIRSGFFDVGWYNLVGAACITFFTVAAGFFELLLANPPANQKSAWGLSVGLTMLLHGLGGVFLLGIIVAMTVWRGLQRYYWRKNASRQVQWSYLLVGVVMFGILFVHGTLGGQLGSEFGIHVTAAELVKEGKN, translated from the coding sequence ATGAACTCACAACTCATTAATCAGTTGGGATTAAGACTAGGTGCTAATGGACTACCTTACGAAATACCAATACATCCCAGTTTGGTACATTTGACACTGGGACTGTTTATTATTGCCATTTTGTTTGATATAGCAGGAACGCTTTTTCCTTTAGAAAGATCAATCTTTAAATTTTTAAATTTAACTGCCATTCGTTCGGGCTTTTTCGATGTCGGTTGGTACAACTTAGTCGGAGCAGCTTGCATTACATTTTTCACTGTCGCTGCCGGTTTTTTCGAGTTACTGCTAGCAAACCCACCAGCTAATCAAAAAAGTGCTTGGGGTTTGAGTGTTGGTTTAACAATGCTTCTACATGGTTTAGGTGGTGTATTTTTGTTGGGGATCATCGTTGCCATGACTGTATGGAGAGGTTTGCAACGCTATTACTGGCGTAAGAATGCCTCTAGGCAAGTGCAGTGGAGTTACTTACTAGTGGGTGTTGTCATGTTTGGTATTTTATTTGTTCACGGTACTCTAGGGGGGCAATTGGGATCCGAGTTTGGGATTCATGTAACTGCTGCTGAGTTAGTTAAAGAAGGAAAAAATTAA